In Paenibacillus larvae subsp. larvae, the following proteins share a genomic window:
- the hpaB gene encoding 4-hydroxyphenylacetate 3-monooxygenase, oxygenase component, whose amino-acid sequence MSMKTGQQYIDGINQAKPCVWLDGKPVKGKISKHTAFRGVMKTQAALYDLQHQEKLKPVMSYESPDTGQPVGMSFLRPKTREDLITRRTMMEIWANVHHGFLGRAPDYMNTAMMSFYSAADVLNEHHPQFAENLKQYYAYCRDHDITLSHVFIQPQISRYGDTLTFLGEEAVTARILEKTSEGIIVSGAFLLATQGVTADELLVYPSPAPGTNENSPYAFMFAVPNNLKGISFICRQSLVLGDSSFNFPLSSRYEEMDTLVVFDHVLVPWDRVFICGDQIMVFRMFKDSHFHTHVNHQIICKNIAKTEFVLGTIQYLIEVLEIEGHLHVLEKAAEVMLTLESLKSFLIASEVNASLDQWGTMVPDPAPLTAASNLFPKVFPRMLEIVQLLGASGIIMIPSENDYSSPVSADLSKYLRGLGSAAKENTALFRLAWELSASSFGGREALYERFFFGNTFTVTNRFYQSYGYKEICLQKVKNFLNQRKKNTDET is encoded by the coding sequence ATGTCTATGAAAACAGGACAGCAGTATATAGACGGAATTAATCAAGCGAAACCCTGCGTCTGGCTGGACGGGAAACCTGTTAAGGGTAAAATCTCCAAACATACGGCGTTTCGGGGTGTCATGAAAACGCAAGCCGCTTTATATGACTTGCAGCATCAGGAAAAACTTAAACCGGTTATGTCCTATGAATCTCCCGATACAGGCCAGCCCGTCGGCATGTCATTTTTGCGTCCGAAGACAAGAGAGGATTTAATCACCCGGAGGACGATGATGGAGATATGGGCAAATGTTCATCACGGTTTTCTTGGACGGGCTCCTGATTATATGAACACTGCCATGATGTCCTTTTATTCAGCTGCAGATGTACTAAACGAACATCATCCGCAGTTTGCCGAGAATTTGAAACAATACTATGCTTACTGCCGTGATCACGACATTACCCTATCTCATGTTTTTATCCAGCCGCAAATCAGCCGGTATGGAGACACTTTGACATTCTTGGGTGAAGAAGCGGTAACTGCACGCATTTTAGAGAAAACCAGTGAGGGAATCATTGTATCCGGCGCTTTTCTGCTTGCGACCCAAGGGGTTACGGCCGATGAACTTTTGGTGTATCCATCCCCAGCACCGGGAACCAATGAGAATAGCCCTTATGCTTTTATGTTCGCTGTGCCGAACAACCTTAAAGGGATCTCATTTATTTGCAGGCAAAGTCTAGTTCTGGGAGATTCTTCGTTTAATTTCCCGCTAAGTTCCCGGTACGAGGAAATGGATACGCTGGTTGTCTTTGACCATGTGCTTGTTCCTTGGGACCGTGTATTTATATGCGGGGATCAGATTATGGTCTTCCGCATGTTTAAAGACAGCCACTTTCATACGCACGTCAACCATCAGATTATCTGCAAAAATATTGCCAAAACCGAATTTGTCCTTGGTACAATCCAATACCTGATTGAGGTTCTGGAAATTGAAGGCCACCTTCATGTTCTTGAGAAGGCAGCTGAAGTTATGCTGACACTGGAATCATTAAAATCGTTCCTTATTGCTTCAGAAGTTAACGCGAGCTTGGACCAGTGGGGTACGATGGTACCCGATCCTGCTCCTTTGACAGCTGCAAGCAACCTATTCCCTAAAGTTTTTCCGAGAATGCTGGAAATTGTACAACTGCTGGGCGCAAGTGGCATCATCATGATTCCTAGTGAGAATGATTATTCCTCACCGGTTTCGGCGGACTTAAGCAAATATTTGCGGGGACTCGGCTCTGCGGCTAAAGAGAATACCGCCCTGTTCCGGCTTGCCTGGGAGCTGAGTGCAAGTTCATTTGGAGGAAGGGAAGCTTTGTATGAACGTTTTTTCTTCGGTAATACCTTTACAGTCACGAACCGCTTTTATCAAAGCTACGGATACAAAGAGATCTGCCTGCAAAAAGTAAAAAACTTTCTGAACCAACGGAAAAAGAATACGGACGAAACATAA
- a CDS encoding helix-turn-helix transcriptional regulator, with protein sequence MGFLLAQRAFIKIYLLTMIEQNRGYGYQMLEELKEAFAPYGYKPPQSEIYRALHELVADGILYRTKKLKGTDPSTDFQEIVLYHFTDGGKEKARLYKKQVKQDLDRSISILHKALKDNYT encoded by the coding sequence ATGGGGTTTCTGCTGGCACAGCGAGCTTTTATTAAAATATACCTGCTGACTATGATTGAGCAAAACAGGGGATATGGTTATCAAATGCTGGAAGAGCTTAAAGAGGCTTTTGCTCCTTACGGATATAAGCCCCCGCAGTCTGAAATCTATAGAGCGCTCCACGAACTTGTGGCAGATGGTATCTTATATCGTACCAAGAAATTGAAGGGAACCGATCCGAGCACGGATTTTCAGGAAATTGTCCTGTACCATTTTACGGATGGAGGCAAGGAAAAGGCCCGTTTATACAAAAAACAGGTCAAGCAGGACCTCGACCGCAGTATCTCGATTCTGCATAAAGCTTTGAAAGACAATTACACGTAA
- the murB gene encoding UDP-N-acetylmuramate dehydrogenase: MDKKKTYEDLLQFLSPEDIKIDESLKLFTYTKTGGTADLFITPPTYEAAGQLIRYARNHDLPVTLIGNGSNLIVRDGGIRGIVLSLMKLNKINPGVHAITAQSGAAIIDVSSAALKQHLSGLEFACGIPGSVGGALFMNAGAYGGEISDVLKSALVLTSEGELLQLTKEDLALSYRKSAIAEKRYIALEATFGLTPSNPAAIKAKMDELTFLRESKQPLEYPSCGSVFKRPPNHFAGKLIQDSGLQGTRIGGAEVSRKHAGFIVNIDNATAKDYTNLIRLVQNTVKEKFGVDLETEVKIIGEDKEQA, from the coding sequence ATTGACAAGAAGAAGACCTATGAAGATCTCTTGCAATTTTTATCTCCTGAAGATATAAAAATAGATGAATCCCTTAAGCTCTTTACGTATACAAAAACCGGAGGCACCGCGGATCTTTTCATCACTCCGCCTACCTATGAAGCAGCGGGACAGTTAATCCGCTATGCCCGAAACCATGACCTCCCTGTTACTTTGATCGGAAACGGCTCCAATCTGATTGTACGGGACGGAGGCATTCGCGGCATTGTCCTGAGTCTGATGAAACTGAATAAAATAAATCCGGGTGTGCATGCCATAACCGCTCAAAGCGGAGCAGCTATTATCGACGTCTCCAGTGCCGCCCTTAAGCAGCATCTGAGCGGACTGGAATTCGCCTGCGGAATTCCGGGTTCAGTAGGCGGTGCCCTGTTCATGAATGCCGGTGCCTATGGCGGAGAAATTTCCGATGTCCTAAAAAGTGCACTTGTCCTGACTTCAGAGGGAGAGTTGCTGCAGCTGACCAAAGAAGACCTGGCCCTCAGCTACCGGAAAAGCGCCATTGCGGAAAAACGCTATATTGCTTTGGAAGCCACTTTCGGGCTGACACCTTCCAATCCGGCGGCGATTAAGGCCAAGATGGATGAACTTACCTTTCTGAGGGAATCCAAACAGCCGCTTGAATACCCTTCTTGCGGAAGTGTCTTCAAGCGTCCGCCCAATCACTTTGCCGGGAAACTAATTCAAGACAGCGGGCTGCAAGGAACCCGGATTGGAGGAGCAGAAGTATCCCGGAAACATGCCGGATTTATCGTGAATATAGATAACGCCACTGCCAAGGATTACACTAATCTGATCAGGCTTGTACAAAATACGGTGAAAGAAAAGTTTGGCGTAGATCTGGAAACGGAAGTAAAAATTATCGGGGAGGATAAGGAACAGGCCTAA
- the hcp gene encoding hydroxylamine reductase has protein sequence MFCYQCEQTPSGGCTVMGVCGKNEDIASLQDTIIFGLKGVAAYATHARQLGYTDPFVDQVTHEALYMTLTNSNFNLQEHLDMAMKVGEATVRVMDLLDRAHTDYLGIPNPVQVSQNKIEGKCIVVTGHNLFALEQLLKQTEGKGIHVYTHSEMLPAHGYPKLNKYPHLKGNIGKAWYDQRRLFEEFPGAILATTNCVMPIKGTYADRFFSYEVAGLEGVTKISGNDFSPLIERALELPEAHIESEQTLMTGYHHETVLGLAPEIVEAVRSGKIRHFFVIAGCDAPGKGGNYYRELATRLPADIVILTTSCGKFRFNDVDYGLVPGTDIPRYIDLGQCNNSGSTVKIALALADAFGCSVNELPVSIVLSWFEQKAVAILLGLFSLGIRDIRIGPKPPEFLTEGVMNVLVNAFGLKLIGDVQEDMNIMLAR, from the coding sequence ATGTTTTGTTATCAATGTGAACAGACACCTAGCGGCGGCTGCACCGTCATGGGCGTATGCGGAAAAAACGAGGATATAGCGAGTTTGCAGGATACGATCATCTTTGGATTAAAAGGTGTGGCTGCCTATGCAACACACGCACGCCAGCTTGGCTACACGGATCCGTTCGTAGACCAAGTTACACACGAAGCTTTATACATGACCTTAACCAATTCCAACTTTAACCTGCAGGAACACTTGGACATGGCAATGAAGGTAGGGGAGGCGACTGTACGGGTTATGGATTTGCTGGACCGTGCCCATACAGATTATCTGGGCATTCCTAATCCTGTACAGGTTTCCCAAAACAAAATAGAAGGAAAATGCATCGTGGTTACCGGCCACAACTTGTTTGCACTTGAGCAGCTTCTCAAACAAACGGAAGGCAAGGGCATTCATGTATATACACATTCCGAGATGCTTCCTGCACACGGATATCCGAAACTCAACAAGTATCCCCATTTAAAAGGTAACATCGGGAAAGCCTGGTATGACCAGCGCCGTTTGTTTGAGGAATTCCCGGGTGCCATTTTGGCCACAACCAACTGTGTAATGCCGATTAAAGGCACATATGCCGATCGCTTCTTCTCTTACGAGGTAGCGGGTCTTGAAGGAGTTACCAAAATCAGCGGCAATGACTTCTCACCTTTGATCGAACGGGCTCTGGAACTGCCTGAGGCACATATTGAATCCGAGCAAACTTTAATGACTGGATACCATCATGAAACCGTACTGGGCTTGGCTCCGGAGATTGTTGAAGCCGTTCGGTCGGGGAAAATCCGCCATTTCTTTGTGATTGCAGGCTGTGATGCTCCCGGCAAAGGCGGAAATTATTATCGGGAATTGGCTACCCGGCTTCCTGCGGATATAGTAATCCTTACTACTTCCTGCGGGAAATTCAGGTTCAATGATGTCGATTACGGATTAGTTCCGGGTACCGATATTCCAAGGTACATTGATCTGGGACAATGCAATAATTCAGGTTCTACAGTTAAGATTGCACTTGCACTCGCGGATGCTTTCGGTTGTTCAGTTAATGAATTGCCGGTCAGCATCGTACTCTCCTGGTTCGAGCAAAAAGCAGTGGCCATTCTCCTCGGACTGTTCAGCCTGGGAATCCGGGACATCCGAATTGGCCCTAAACCGCCGGAATTCCTGACCGAAGGAGTCATGAACGTACTGGTAAATGCTTTTGGGCTCAAACTCATTGGAGACGTTCAGGAAGACATGAACATCATGCTTGCAAGATAA
- a CDS encoding NAD(P)H-dependent flavin oxidoreductase gives MALHLHTALCEQLGIHYPIVQAGMAGGPTTAALVAAVSEAGGLGTLGAAYMEPKAIRETIREIRRLTNRPFAVNLFAVSMEDDLSRIDEVQRMLHSLREQLGISQGALHFSTPDPFSEQFQILLEEQVPVISTAFGVLNDEAMRLAKQEKRTVIAMVTSVNEALMAEEQGADILVAQGSDAGGHRGTFSLENYAYGVNVGTFSLVPQVVDAVQVPVIAAGGIMDGRGLAAALALGAQAVQLGTRFLAAVESGAHPAYKQALLESTEESTVITKAFSGRPARGIRNAFIRHVEQSGIAPLPFPSQNTATGDIRKEAARQNNPEYMPLWAGQATRLLKADTKASDIVQEIMQEAASILN, from the coding sequence ATGGCACTTCACTTACATACCGCATTGTGTGAACAACTAGGCATACATTATCCGATTGTGCAGGCCGGGATGGCTGGAGGACCGACTACGGCAGCCTTAGTGGCTGCTGTTTCTGAAGCAGGCGGCTTGGGTACTCTAGGGGCTGCTTATATGGAACCAAAAGCCATCAGGGAGACAATCCGGGAAATCCGCAGGCTGACAAACCGGCCTTTTGCTGTTAATTTATTTGCTGTATCCATGGAGGATGATTTAAGCCGCATAGATGAAGTCCAACGTATGCTGCATTCTCTTAGGGAACAATTGGGTATTTCTCAAGGCGCGCTTCATTTTTCAACACCGGATCCTTTTTCCGAGCAGTTTCAGATCTTACTGGAAGAACAGGTGCCGGTCATTAGCACAGCATTTGGTGTACTCAATGACGAGGCCATGCGGCTGGCTAAACAAGAGAAGCGGACTGTGATTGCGATGGTCACTTCAGTAAATGAGGCGCTGATGGCAGAAGAGCAGGGGGCGGATATACTTGTGGCTCAAGGAAGCGATGCGGGCGGGCACCGGGGCACTTTCTCACTTGAGAATTATGCCTATGGTGTTAACGTGGGGACGTTTTCCCTTGTACCTCAAGTTGTGGACGCTGTTCAAGTCCCGGTTATTGCGGCAGGCGGCATTATGGATGGGCGGGGGCTTGCTGCGGCTCTTGCCCTTGGTGCACAAGCAGTGCAGTTGGGAACGCGCTTTCTGGCAGCAGTCGAATCTGGAGCTCATCCGGCTTATAAGCAGGCCCTCCTTGAAAGCACGGAAGAAAGCACCGTTATAACGAAGGCGTTTTCAGGACGGCCGGCCAGAGGAATCCGGAATGCCTTTATCCGCCATGTAGAGCAATCGGGCATAGCTCCGCTCCCTTTTCCAAGCCAAAATACTGCAACAGGGGATATCCGGAAGGAAGCGGCACGGCAAAACAACCCGGAGTACATGCCCTTATGGGCCGGTCAAGCAACACGTTTGTTGAAGGCGGACACAAAAGCATCAGACATTGTACAGGAAATTATGCAAGAGGCAGCATCCATTCTCAATTGA
- a CDS encoding GNAT family N-acetyltransferase, translated as MQAGMEVSNRDGLHIRKASGENWRSIAALSVSGKQQSYIESNAYSLAESVFEPNWCSVGLYDGETLVGFAMYGTGPEQKEVWLDRFMIDSRFQGQGYARRFLPVLIGCIKNQYECDAIYLSVTEDNGRAQKLYGQFGFKKNGEIDDTGLIVGVVMVLQV; from the coding sequence ATGCAAGCAGGAATGGAAGTATCTAACCGGGACGGACTGCATATTCGAAAAGCTTCCGGTGAAAACTGGCGGAGTATTGCCGCACTATCTGTTTCCGGCAAACAGCAGTCTTATATTGAAAGTAATGCTTATTCCCTGGCCGAATCAGTATTTGAGCCTAATTGGTGCTCAGTAGGCCTTTATGACGGGGAAACTTTGGTCGGATTTGCTATGTACGGAACAGGTCCGGAGCAGAAGGAGGTCTGGCTGGACAGGTTTATGATTGATTCGCGTTTTCAGGGACAGGGATATGCCAGGCGTTTCCTTCCCGTGCTTATTGGCTGTATCAAGAATCAGTACGAATGTGATGCCATCTATTTGAGCGTGACGGAAGATAACGGCCGGGCGCAGAAGCTGTACGGGCAATTCGGGTTCAAGAAAAACGGGGAAATCGATGATACCGGTCTTATTGTTGGCGTGGTCATGGTGCTGCAGGTCTGA
- a CDS encoding DnaJ family domain-containing protein, with product MDVFSMIAEQKIQEAIQKGEMDNLPGQGKPLVLENWSSVPEDLRLAYKILKNSGHLPEEMQLHKEMVSLEELIVLCQDSSERHELQKRLNAKQLRLQMLMEQRGGTISPTWNRYRSKIENRLKGKKTDNLPPFRSERK from the coding sequence ATGGATGTTTTTTCAATGATCGCGGAGCAAAAAATACAGGAAGCCATCCAAAAGGGCGAAATGGACAATTTGCCGGGCCAGGGAAAGCCTCTGGTGCTTGAAAACTGGTCATCGGTACCGGAAGATTTGCGCCTGGCTTATAAGATTTTGAAAAACTCCGGTCACCTTCCGGAAGAAATGCAGCTGCACAAAGAGATGGTATCCCTGGAAGAATTGATCGTACTTTGCCAGGATTCATCGGAACGCCACGAACTTCAGAAACGCTTGAATGCCAAACAGCTTCGTTTGCAAATGCTAATGGAGCAGCGGGGCGGAACAATTTCGCCTACATGGAACAGGTATCGTTCCAAGATAGAGAACCGGTTGAAAGGGAAAAAAACCGATAACCTGCCCCCATTCCGTTCGGAAAGAAAATAA
- a CDS encoding sugar ABC transporter permease, whose protein sequence is MKSKSAKKGFRLTLSYILLTGIAICCLYPALWVIFSSFRPGKSLYSKSLIPESFTLDHFKELFTSDSFLFGQWYMNTLKISVITMIIGVTLTLLTGYALSRFRFRGRKTAMSTILILGMFPGFMSMIAIFILLKELGLLDTHFALILVYSAGAPLMGSFLVKGFFDAIPRSLDEAAKMDGATNMMIFTRIILPLSKPMLAYVALTQFVGPWVDFIFARLVLRSRENWTVAVGLYDQINNFQNSNFTIFAAAAVLIAVPITLLFMFLQKLLVEGLTAGASKG, encoded by the coding sequence ATGAAATCGAAATCTGCCAAAAAAGGCTTTCGTCTTACGCTCAGCTACATTCTGCTTACAGGAATAGCTATCTGCTGCTTGTATCCGGCACTTTGGGTCATTTTCTCTTCTTTTCGGCCCGGTAAATCTTTGTACAGCAAGTCATTGATTCCCGAAAGTTTTACCTTGGATCATTTTAAGGAACTATTCACCTCAGACAGTTTCCTGTTTGGCCAGTGGTACATGAACACACTTAAGATCTCTGTCATCACCATGATAATAGGTGTTACGCTGACCCTTCTTACCGGATATGCGTTATCGAGATTCCGCTTTAGGGGACGTAAAACTGCCATGTCCACCATATTGATTTTGGGTATGTTTCCCGGCTTTATGAGTATGATTGCGATATTCATTCTGCTGAAGGAGCTAGGGCTGCTGGATACTCATTTTGCTCTAATCCTCGTATATTCGGCTGGAGCCCCATTGATGGGAAGTTTTTTGGTCAAAGGTTTTTTTGATGCAATCCCCCGCAGTCTGGATGAAGCAGCCAAAATGGACGGGGCCACAAATATGATGATTTTTACACGAATTATCCTGCCTCTTTCCAAGCCGATGCTCGCATATGTGGCTCTCACTCAATTTGTCGGCCCTTGGGTGGATTTTATTTTCGCGAGGCTGGTGCTCAGGAGCAGGGAAAATTGGACGGTAGCTGTCGGATTATATGACCAAATCAACAATTTTCAAAACAGCAACTTTACCATCTTTGCTGCGGCTGCTGTACTGATTGCGGTACCGATTACGCTGCTCTTTATGTTTCTGCAAAAACTGCTTGTAGAAGGTTTGACAGCTGGAGCGAGCAAAGGGTGA
- a CDS encoding sugar ABC transporter substrate-binding protein — MKWGKSTAVLLALTMSLSLAACTPKKAANQADSSPAQGAQTQSELQPEAGAKLIIWESKEEKTFTEQIAKKFTEKYHVEIQIDELSPTDQVTRLLTDGPTGLAADVVIFPHDQLGRAATANLVLPNDVFGDKTKQENTEIAVQGVTYGGKMYGYPRAAETYALYYNKDLVKEAPKSFEDVVSFGKTYMDKENNKYGLMWETGNFYFNYPFFASTGGYVFGKNGTDKNDIGLNNEGSLEGMKTYISLKEILPVNTGDINPDIKRGLFTSGDVAMDINGPWELAGYKKALGDKLGITPVPTIGGKPAVSFSGIKAWYVNAYSKYPNAAKLFARFASDKEAQLLLNKTVGSVPANKEALENAQIKNDPYVSAFAEQFKNSQPMPSNPETSNVWNPMGAAFAEIWNNNKDVKSSLDNAVKQMKDLNNGAVK; from the coding sequence ATGAAATGGGGAAAAAGTACGGCTGTTTTATTGGCGCTTACAATGAGTTTGTCGTTAGCTGCCTGCACGCCAAAAAAGGCTGCCAATCAGGCGGATTCTTCGCCGGCGCAAGGGGCACAAACTCAAAGTGAACTTCAGCCGGAAGCAGGGGCTAAACTCATCATATGGGAGAGCAAGGAAGAAAAAACATTCACCGAACAGATTGCCAAGAAGTTTACTGAAAAATATCATGTAGAAATTCAAATTGATGAATTATCACCTACCGATCAGGTAACCCGTCTATTAACCGATGGTCCTACGGGCCTTGCGGCTGACGTGGTAATTTTCCCCCATGACCAGCTCGGAAGAGCCGCGACCGCTAATCTGGTACTTCCTAATGACGTATTTGGAGATAAAACGAAACAGGAGAATACGGAAATAGCGGTACAAGGAGTGACCTACGGCGGCAAAATGTACGGCTACCCGAGGGCAGCAGAAACTTATGCACTTTATTACAATAAAGATCTTGTTAAAGAAGCGCCGAAATCGTTCGAAGATGTGGTTAGTTTCGGTAAAACCTATATGGACAAGGAAAACAATAAATATGGCTTGATGTGGGAAACCGGGAATTTCTACTTTAATTATCCGTTCTTCGCCTCTACCGGAGGGTATGTGTTCGGTAAAAATGGAACAGACAAAAATGATATTGGTTTAAATAACGAGGGGTCACTTGAGGGAATGAAAACTTACATTAGCCTTAAGGAAATTCTGCCGGTTAATACTGGTGACATTAATCCGGATATTAAGCGCGGATTGTTTACCTCCGGCGATGTTGCCATGGATATCAATGGCCCTTGGGAGCTGGCAGGATATAAGAAAGCGCTCGGAGACAAGCTTGGAATTACACCAGTTCCGACAATCGGCGGTAAACCGGCTGTTTCCTTCTCTGGTATCAAAGCCTGGTATGTAAATGCTTACTCCAAGTATCCGAATGCGGCAAAATTGTTTGCACGGTTTGCTTCCGACAAGGAAGCCCAGCTTCTGCTGAACAAAACGGTAGGTTCAGTACCAGCCAACAAGGAGGCCCTGGAAAATGCACAAATTAAGAACGATCCGTATGTTTCAGCTTTTGCCGAGCAGTTCAAAAATTCACAGCCGATGCCATCCAACCCGGAAACCAGCAATGTATGGAATCCAATGGGCGCTGCATTTGCTGAAATCTGGAACAATAACAAAGATGTAAAGTCTTCACTGGATAATGCTGTGAAGCAGATGAAGGATCTTAATAACGGGGCAGTAAAGTAA
- a CDS encoding LacI family DNA-binding transcriptional regulator codes for MAVTIIDVAKKAGVSPSTVSRVLSGYPRISPKTAQRVREVIEELGYHPNVMAKSLVSKTTSTLGLILPRPAEELFLNLFFAEIIRRIVTQAARAGYDVLMTAGSREHPELDAVTRLVNSHRVDGLILLHSRKHDPVISFLTERGFPFVLIGRNEDYPDILSVDNDNIQAAYDATRHLISQGHQRIGFVSGPPDLFVSKDRLSGYQMAMKEEGIKTRPEWIVEGEFLQESGYRAMSFFMSLPERPTALVVIDDLVAIGVLHGLGELGYEVPKDLGIISFNNLTMSELSHPPISSVDIGIYQIGHTASQTLIRYIRGEPFNQNRFIVPHRLIVRESSLSPVQSKQ; via the coding sequence ATGGCTGTCACCATTATTGATGTAGCCAAAAAAGCCGGGGTATCCCCTTCAACCGTTTCCAGGGTATTATCCGGGTATCCCCGCATTAGTCCGAAAACGGCTCAACGAGTGCGGGAAGTTATAGAGGAATTGGGATATCACCCTAACGTGATGGCCAAAAGTCTGGTTTCCAAAACAACCTCCACACTGGGACTTATCCTGCCCAGACCGGCAGAGGAATTATTTTTAAACCTGTTTTTTGCTGAGATTATCCGGAGAATTGTAACCCAAGCGGCGCGTGCCGGATATGATGTTCTTATGACAGCCGGTTCTAGAGAACATCCTGAATTAGATGCGGTTACAAGACTTGTTAACAGTCACCGTGTAGACGGCCTTATTTTGCTTCATTCCCGTAAACATGATCCGGTTATTTCTTTTTTGACGGAACGAGGCTTCCCTTTTGTTCTGATAGGCCGCAATGAAGATTATCCGGATATTTTGTCCGTAGATAATGATAATATCCAGGCTGCTTATGATGCCACCCGCCACTTGATTTCCCAGGGGCATCAGCGCATCGGTTTTGTCAGTGGTCCGCCTGATCTATTCGTTTCAAAAGACCGTTTGTCCGGATATCAGATGGCTATGAAAGAAGAAGGAATAAAAACACGGCCGGAGTGGATTGTAGAGGGGGAATTTCTGCAAGAAAGCGGTTATAGGGCCATGTCCTTTTTCATGAGTTTGCCGGAACGCCCTACTGCTCTTGTCGTCATAGATGACCTGGTTGCTATTGGAGTACTTCACGGTCTGGGTGAATTAGGTTATGAAGTTCCTAAAGACCTGGGCATCATCAGCTTTAATAACCTAACCATGTCTGAGCTTTCTCATCCCCCTATCAGTTCCGTGGATATCGGCATTTATCAGATCGGCCATACGGCTTCTCAGACACTAATCCGCTATATCCGGGGAGAACCGTTTAATCAGAACCGTTTTATCGTCCCTCACCGTTTGATTGTCAGGGAATCCTCTCTATCACCTGTTCAGTCTAAACAATAA
- a CDS encoding helix-turn-helix domain-containing protein, producing the protein MSKRSPTSLEVKLRVVKRCLQNETNPSYEAKQLGIDKNTVTDWVRKYKADGLDGLKESRGCKAYSEDLQLAAIRDVLSGSHSIREATKKYHISSKSVLTRWISKYTNGVEIKSTRKVSRMNKGRKTTFEERIEIAQYTIANDLDYQKSMEKYDVSYSQVYAWVRKYKSGGEEALKDNRGRNKPAEELDDHERLKLRIKELEARNEYLEMENALAKKLAEIRRRHTR; encoded by the coding sequence ATGTCCAAAAGGAGTCCAACTTCTTTAGAGGTAAAGCTACGTGTCGTAAAGCGATGTCTTCAGAATGAGACAAACCCAAGTTATGAGGCGAAACAGCTGGGAATAGACAAAAACACGGTAACAGATTGGGTAAGGAAGTATAAAGCAGATGGTCTTGACGGATTAAAGGAATCCAGAGGATGTAAAGCTTACTCAGAGGATCTGCAGCTGGCTGCAATCAGAGATGTATTATCCGGTAGTCATTCTATACGAGAGGCGACAAAGAAGTATCATATTTCTAGTAAAAGTGTTTTGACGAGATGGATCTCCAAGTATACTAATGGGGTAGAAATAAAATCTACTCGTAAAGTATCTCGTATGAACAAAGGACGTAAAACCACTTTCGAAGAACGCATTGAAATTGCACAGTATACGATCGCAAACGATCTGGATTATCAGAAATCCATGGAGAAATATGATGTTTCTTATTCACAGGTGTACGCATGGGTTCGTAAATATAAATCTGGCGGTGAGGAAGCCCTCAAGGACAATCGCGGTCGTAACAAGCCTGCGGAAGAGTTGGATGATCATGAACGACTCAAGCTTCGGATCAAAGAATTAGAAGCACGGAACGAGTATTTAGAAATGGAGAACGCTCTGGCAAAAAAGTTGGCAGAGATCCGGCGACGACATACACGCTAA
- a CDS encoding IS3 family transposase: MAKEVKLRYDKRKGVLGYRQIRTQLNRKLKKSYNKKRYYRIMRALELKAVIRRKRPNYVKSSAIHVAENVMNREFHADSPNLKWCTDVTELKYGNGRKTLSSI, encoded by the coding sequence TTGGCCAAGGAAGTGAAACTTCGCTATGACAAGAGAAAGGGTGTACTTGGTTATCGTCAAATCCGCACACAATTGAACCGGAAACTCAAAAAGAGTTACAACAAAAAACGTTATTATCGAATCATGCGCGCTCTTGAATTAAAAGCGGTGATTCGCAGGAAACGACCGAATTACGTGAAATCCTCTGCAATACATGTGGCTGAAAATGTGATGAACCGCGAGTTTCACGCGGACTCTCCCAATTTAAAGTGGTGCACAGATGTCACAGAATTGAAGTATGGGAATGGTCGTAAAACCCTCAGTTCAATTTAA